The following proteins are co-located in the Telopea speciosissima isolate NSW1024214 ecotype Mountain lineage chromosome 9, Tspe_v1, whole genome shotgun sequence genome:
- the LOC122638778 gene encoding E3 ubiquitin-protein ligase RNF12-like has protein sequence MVPAEISSRRSIYTEFYPISPADANSSEFKLATFHFKVDRQYVLATTPDFDSGVSTILDQTTGTSTERSFNIEFSYLLIPQVSECHIHTMLTDLDIPPSSIDSLKEEISTYAFRKALRGRKKNSSGSLDFFICLDVNLIGFRRDIDEDFNLVSASQSWIEAVEIVRFEEEEEEEITCMICMEEYVRGVEIARLPCSHIFHSECIAKWLKHKNTCPFCRFAMPT, from the coding sequence ATGGTTCCTGCTGAAATTTCATCTAGGCGTTCGATTTATACTGAATTCTACCCCATAAGCCCAGCTGATGCTAACTCATCAGAATTCAAATTAGCAACATTTCATTTCAAGGTTGATCGTCAATATGTTCTAGCAACAACTCCGGATTTTGATTCAGGCGTTTCAACCATTCTTGATCAGACAACTGGTACGTCGACAGAGCGCTCATTCAACATTGAATTTTCTTACCTGCTTATCCCTCAAGTCAGCGAGTGTCATATCCATACTATGCTTACAGACCTAGATATCCCTCCATCCTCCATTGATAGTCTGAAAGAAGAGATATCTACATATGCTTTTAGAAAGGCCTTGCGCGGCCGAAAGAAAAATAGTAGTGGATCCTTGGATTTCTTCATATGTCTTGATGTCAATCTGATAGGATTTCGCAGAGATATCGATGAAGATTTTAACTTGGTTTCAGCTTCACAATCTTGGATTGAGGCTGTAGAGATTGtgagatttgaagaagaagaagaagaagagatcacttGTATGATTTGCATGGAAGAGTACGTGAGAGGAGTAGAAATCGCACGGTTACCTTGTTCACATATCTTCCATAGTGAATGCATCGCCAAGTGGTTGAAACACAAGAATACGTGTCCGTTCTGTCGCTTTGCAATGCCTACATAA